A single window of Gemmatimonadaceae bacterium DNA harbors:
- a CDS encoding class I SAM-dependent DNA methyltransferase, with protein sequence MKKKPASVNATSANVGYEGELWQMADALRGSMDAAEYKHVVLGLIFLKYISDAFEELHAGLVSEKAQGADPEDPDEYRGAAHPVFWVPPEARWPHLKAQARQPTVGQLVDDAMAGIERDNPALKGVLPKDYARPALDKQRLGQLIDLVSNIRIGDAESRAKDVLGRVYEYFLSQFASAEGKKGGEFYTPRCVVKLLVEMLEPYKGRVYDPCCGSSGMFVQSVEFIRAHAGGNGNGGKAKGDISIYGQESNYTTWRLAKMNLAIRGIDGQIGQGDTFHNDRHPDLKADFILANPPFNISDWGGERLRDDKRWQYGVPPAGNANFAWVQHMVHHLAPAGVAGFVLANGSMSSNQSGEGEIRKNLIEADLVDCMIALPGQLFYSTQIPACLWFLARNRKNGKFRDRRGHVLFIDARKLGRMADRTHKDLTDEDVARIAGTYHAWRGEKNAGEYTDVAGFCKSAPLEEVRKHGHVLTPGRYVGALPQEDDGEPFEEKMQRLSATLREQQAEAAKLDAAITANLKELGYGG encoded by the coding sequence CCGCCAACGTCGGCTACGAAGGCGAACTCTGGCAGATGGCCGACGCGCTCCGCGGCAGCATGGATGCCGCCGAATACAAGCACGTCGTTCTCGGTCTGATCTTCCTCAAGTACATCTCCGATGCCTTCGAGGAGTTGCACGCCGGCCTCGTATCTGAGAAGGCCCAAGGCGCTGACCCCGAAGACCCGGACGAGTACCGCGGCGCCGCCCATCCTGTGTTCTGGGTGCCGCCCGAAGCGCGCTGGCCGCACCTCAAGGCGCAGGCCCGGCAACCCACTGTCGGCCAGCTCGTGGACGACGCGATGGCCGGCATCGAGCGCGACAATCCGGCGCTCAAGGGCGTGCTGCCGAAGGACTACGCCCGCCCGGCGCTCGACAAGCAGCGGCTGGGCCAGCTCATCGACCTCGTCAGCAACATCCGGATCGGCGACGCCGAGAGCCGCGCGAAGGACGTGCTCGGCCGCGTGTACGAATATTTCCTCTCACAGTTCGCCAGCGCCGAGGGCAAGAAAGGCGGCGAGTTCTACACACCGCGCTGCGTGGTGAAGCTGCTGGTCGAGATGCTCGAGCCGTACAAGGGCCGGGTGTACGACCCCTGCTGCGGCTCCTCGGGGATGTTCGTGCAGTCGGTCGAGTTCATCCGCGCACACGCCGGGGGCAACGGCAACGGCGGCAAGGCGAAGGGCGACATCAGCATCTACGGACAGGAATCGAACTACACCACTTGGCGGCTGGCCAAGATGAACCTCGCCATCCGCGGTATCGACGGGCAGATCGGCCAAGGCGACACGTTCCACAACGACCGCCACCCTGATCTCAAGGCCGACTTCATCCTCGCCAACCCGCCGTTCAATATTTCCGACTGGGGCGGTGAGCGGCTGCGCGACGACAAGCGCTGGCAGTACGGCGTGCCGCCCGCGGGCAACGCCAACTTTGCCTGGGTACAGCATATGGTGCACCACCTGGCACCCGCAGGCGTCGCTGGTTTCGTACTCGCCAACGGCTCGATGTCGTCCAACCAGTCGGGCGAGGGCGAGATCCGCAAGAACCTGATCGAGGCAGACCTCGTGGATTGCATGATCGCGCTGCCAGGCCAGCTCTTCTACTCGACGCAGATCCCCGCGTGCCTGTGGTTCCTCGCGCGCAATCGCAAGAACGGCAAATTCCGCGATCGGCGCGGCCACGTGCTCTTTATCGACGCGCGCAAACTCGGCCGCATGGCGGACCGCACGCACAAGGATCTGACCGACGAAGACGTCGCGCGGATCGCCGGCACCTACCACGCCTGGCGTGGTGAGAAGAACGCGGGCGAGTACACCGATGTCGCAGGCTTCTGCAAGAGCGCGCCGCTGGAGGAAGTGCGCAAGCACGGCCACGTGCTCACCCCCGGGCGCTACGTCGGGGCCTTGCCCCAAGAGGACGACGGCGAGCCGTTTGAGGAGAAGATGCAGCGGCTCAGCGCGACGTTGCGCGAGCAGCAGGCCGAAGCCGCGAAGTTGGACGCCGCCATTACCGCCAACCTTAAGGAGCTTGGGTATGGCGGATAA
- a CDS encoding PDDEXK nuclease domain-containing protein, which translates to MADKKKTIKGSAMPDSKSIIPGDYADWLANLKSRISGARQRATLAVNQELVRLYHQIGTEILERQTRQGWGAKVIDRLAADLREAFPEMKGFSSRNLKYMKFFAQMCPAGLIGQQPAAQLPWFHIVTLLTKVSADTEREWYAAQVIQHGWSRPTLDVHIKNQLHLRQGVAITNFDRHLPTPHAQLAIEALKDPYLFDFLGLGDEAHERDIENALIRHITRFLLELGAGFAFVGRQFRLEVDGDEFFVDLLFYHTRLKCYVVVELKGVAFKPEHAGQLNFYLAAVDAQIKAPDDKPTIGLLLCKTKNRLVAEYALSGISKPIGVAEYQLVRALPEPLDTNLPSIEEIEAELSRGEDER; encoded by the coding sequence ATGGCGGATAAGAAGAAGACCATAAAGGGCTCGGCCATGCCTGATAGCAAATCCATCATCCCCGGGGACTACGCGGACTGGCTGGCCAACCTGAAGTCCCGCATCTCCGGTGCCCGGCAGCGGGCCACGCTTGCTGTCAATCAGGAGTTGGTGCGGCTCTATCACCAAATCGGCACCGAGATTCTGGAGCGGCAGACCCGTCAGGGCTGGGGAGCCAAAGTGATCGACCGCCTGGCCGCCGATCTCCGCGAAGCCTTCCCGGAGATGAAGGGCTTCTCCAGCCGCAACCTCAAGTACATGAAGTTCTTCGCCCAGATGTGTCCCGCTGGCCTAATTGGGCAGCAGCCTGCTGCCCAATTGCCCTGGTTCCATATCGTCACGCTCCTCACCAAGGTTTCTGCGGACACCGAGCGCGAATGGTATGCGGCCCAAGTCATCCAGCATGGCTGGTCGCGGCCCACGTTGGATGTTCACATTAAGAACCAGCTCCACCTGCGCCAGGGCGTCGCTATCACCAACTTCGATCGCCACCTCCCCACGCCGCACGCCCAGCTCGCCATCGAAGCCTTGAAGGACCCCTACCTCTTTGACTTCCTCGGCCTCGGCGACGAAGCCCATGAGCGCGACATCGAAAACGCTCTCATTCGGCATATCACCCGGTTTCTCCTGGAACTCGGGGCAGGTTTCGCTTTTGTCGGGCGGCAATTTCGGCTGGAAGTGGATGGCGACGAGTTTTTCGTCGACCTGCTTTTCTATCACACCCGCCTGAAATGTTATGTGGTGGTGGAACTCAAGGGAGTGGCCTTCAAGCCCGAACACGCCGGCCAACTGAACTTCTATCTCGCTGCAGTGGATGCCCAGATCAAGGCTCCGGACGACAAGCCCACCATCGGCCTCTTGCTCTGCAAGACCAAGAACCGCCTCGTCGCCGAGTACGCCCTCTCCGGGATCAGCAAGCCTATCGGCGTGGCGGAATACCAACTCGTGCGTGCACTGCCCGAACCGCTGGATACCAATCTGCCCAGCATTGAAGAGATCGAGGCGGAGCTCAGCCGTGGGGAGGATGAGCGATGA
- a CDS encoding restriction endonuclease subunit S, with the protein MAGEALASVGTKSWLYHPVFPDHWERRALHSLAQWVNGLAFRDIQFSPTGKPVIKIAEIKGGISGQTKFTEQVFDESVHVRAGDLLFSWSGQPETSIDVFWWRGTNGWLNQHSFRVTPVEAVDRTFFFYLLRYLKPSFVGIARNKQTTGLGHVTKRDLENIEAAYPSLPEQRAIAHILGTLDDKIELNRRMNETLEAMARALFKSWFVDFDPVRAKAEGRDPGLPKPIADLFPDSFEDSELGEIPKGWAVELLSEITSVITKGTTPTHSDTATADEADLGINYVRVNAIDEDGAVLFDKLTTIPESVHLGVLKRSVLHVSDVLYTIAGTIGRIAIVDESLLPANTNQAIAIVRPKQAIPATFLVMMMREAAFREELHSNIVQAVQANLSLAVLSRARIVAAPQDTLPQLFMPTADLMKRVTSIRAESRTLAALRDTLLPKLISGELRLQDVSA; encoded by the coding sequence ATGGCGGGTGAAGCGTTGGCATCCGTCGGAACGAAGAGCTGGCTGTATCACCCAGTGTTTCCCGATCACTGGGAGCGCCGGGCGCTCCACTCACTGGCCCAGTGGGTGAATGGTCTCGCTTTCCGCGACATCCAGTTCAGCCCAACTGGCAAGCCGGTCATCAAAATTGCCGAGATCAAGGGGGGAATCTCCGGTCAAACGAAGTTCACCGAGCAAGTCTTTGACGAGTCGGTTCATGTGAGAGCAGGGGATCTCCTGTTCTCATGGTCCGGGCAGCCCGAGACGTCGATCGACGTTTTCTGGTGGCGAGGCACGAATGGGTGGCTGAATCAGCATTCCTTCCGAGTGACTCCAGTCGAAGCCGTCGATCGGACATTCTTCTTCTACCTGTTGCGGTATCTGAAGCCCAGCTTCGTCGGCATAGCGCGCAACAAGCAAACGACAGGATTGGGGCACGTCACGAAGCGTGATCTCGAGAACATCGAAGCGGCCTATCCTTCTCTTCCCGAACAACGCGCCATCGCCCACATCCTCGGCACGCTGGACGACAAGATCGAGCTGAACCGGCGGATGAACGAGACGCTGGAGGCGATGGCGCGGGCGCTGTTCAAGTCGTGGTTCGTGGACTTCGACCCCGTCCGCGCGAAGGCCGAAGGCCGCGATCCCGGCCTGCCCAAGCCCATCGCCGACCTGTTCCCGGATTCCTTCGAGGACTCGGAGCTGGGGGAGATTCCGAAGGGGTGGGCGGTTGAGCTACTGTCTGAAATCACATCGGTAATAACTAAAGGAACCACGCCCACGCATTCGGATACTGCAACCGCTGATGAAGCCGATCTCGGGATCAACTATGTTCGCGTCAATGCTATCGATGAAGATGGAGCTGTTCTTTTCGACAAGCTGACCACGATTCCGGAGTCAGTTCACCTTGGTGTGTTGAAGCGCTCCGTGCTCCATGTCAGTGACGTGCTCTATACCATCGCTGGAACGATCGGTCGGATCGCCATAGTCGACGAGTCCTTGTTGCCCGCAAACACTAACCAAGCAATCGCGATTGTTCGGCCCAAACAAGCGATCCCTGCCACCTTCTTGGTGATGATGATGCGGGAAGCGGCGTTTCGCGAGGAACTACACAGCAACATCGTTCAGGCTGTCCAGGCGAATTTGAGCTTGGCGGTGCTTTCGAGAGCGCGAATCGTGGCTGCACCGCAGGACACGCTGCCGCAATTGTTCATGCCAACTGCCGACCTTATGAAACGAGTGACCTCAATACGCGCTGAATCCCGCACCCTCGCGGCCTTGCGCGACACGTTGCTGCCAAAGCTCATCTCCGGCGAGCTCCGTCTTCAGGATGTGAGCGCATGA